Proteins encoded together in one Amphritea japonica ATCC BAA-1530 window:
- a CDS encoding oxidoreductase-like domain-containing protein: MMNREKPTPPANSECCESECSPCVWDTYFEELKTWNAEQAALKESETQKNKTEST; encoded by the coding sequence ATGATGAACCGAGAAAAACCAACCCCGCCCGCCAACTCTGAATGTTGCGAAAGCGAATGCTCCCCCTGTGTATGGGATACTTACTTCGAAGAACTGAAAACCTGGAATGCAGAGCAAGCAGCATTAAAAGAATCTGAAACCCAAAAAAACAAGACTGAATCAACTTAA
- a CDS encoding nucleoid-associated protein, translating to MDLKFLAIRELIKEADDSVATISEKGGPLDVSDPMAQQLFNALVTAYGRRSTLTHGSFNQENSEGYPFISGFENFIKGPVDEGKFLHLCDQALAQLAASLQQPSARSATGGYAIFIYYSSDVFDYLLIALVRDKTGLAFDEELNPTKVIEVDLEKLHQAAKINITTYKEDSDSYLSFIGTRQQGNITHYFSNALGCTDVVPSKKSTSDLIRASEDFCRRYQLQEKQDEIVEDVVSYLSRQREDRQSAYLPDVEKIFDDHLPPEHVEKATGAFGKFANSEDYQVSQEFQPHTSTINAYTQVKTKMDNWQLDFARRSLGHLHTDSEIEFDAQTNSLRINRLSTKVIAQLKEALDIS from the coding sequence ATGGATCTTAAATTTCTAGCTATCCGAGAACTGATAAAAGAAGCCGACGACAGCGTTGCAACCATCAGCGAAAAAGGTGGCCCGTTAGATGTTTCTGATCCGATGGCTCAACAACTGTTTAATGCGCTGGTTACCGCTTATGGGCGACGATCGACTCTCACCCACGGTTCGTTCAACCAGGAAAATAGTGAAGGTTACCCATTCATTTCGGGATTCGAAAACTTCATTAAAGGCCCTGTTGACGAAGGTAAGTTTCTGCATCTCTGTGACCAGGCGCTGGCCCAATTGGCTGCCTCGCTTCAGCAACCCTCAGCCCGTTCAGCGACCGGCGGCTATGCGATCTTTATCTACTATTCATCTGATGTATTTGATTATCTGTTAATTGCTTTAGTGCGAGACAAAACCGGACTCGCTTTTGATGAAGAACTGAACCCCACGAAGGTCATCGAAGTCGATTTGGAAAAGCTACACCAAGCGGCCAAAATAAATATCACCACCTATAAAGAAGATAGTGATAGTTATCTAAGCTTTATCGGCACCCGTCAGCAAGGCAATATTACCCACTACTTTTCCAATGCCCTTGGCTGTACCGATGTTGTACCCTCGAAAAAATCTACATCCGACCTTATCCGTGCCAGCGAAGATTTCTGTCGTCGTTATCAACTGCAGGAAAAACAGGATGAGATCGTTGAAGATGTCGTTAGCTACCTGTCACGCCAGCGAGAAGACCGACAGTCCGCGTACCTGCCAGACGTTGAAAAAATCTTTGATGATCATTTGCCCCCAGAGCACGTTGAAAAAGCCACGGGCGCTTTTGGTAAGTTTGCCAACTCCGAAGATTACCAGGTAAGCCAGGAATTCCAGCCTCATACCAGCACGATAAACGCCTACACGCAGGTTAAAACCAAAATGGATAACTGGCAATTAGACTTTGCCCGCCGCTCTCTGGGCCACCTTCATACCGACAGTGAAATAGAATTTGATGCGCAAACAAATTCATTGCGAATTAATCGTCTCTCCACGAAAGTAATTGCACAATTGAAAGAAGCACTGGATATCAGCTAA
- a CDS encoding ferritin-like domain-containing protein, translated as MLKFFRQIGIPLQNLYEQTKQAFLTADPDLKIEQTRQVVSRWNAGELEWLEGARPELLNQPGRLDTPEIVAPAEVNKRKFGKEKGRAALIHALAHIELTAVNLALDSVYRYRDMPKEFYADWMQCAGEEANHFIALRGRLREMGYDYGSFSAHGELWSMAVDTGDDMLERMGIVHRVFEARALDVIPKAVQRFDQLGDKKMVDVLTMIANEEVGHVSSGTRWYHYQCNKRQLDPNQTFINLLWKYMKGPLKGPFNYEERLKAGFTQPELAMMEAMDKNKPPVTL; from the coding sequence TTGCTGAAATTTTTTCGTCAAATCGGTATTCCTTTGCAAAACCTATACGAACAAACCAAGCAAGCTTTCCTCACCGCGGACCCTGATCTGAAGATCGAGCAAACCCGGCAGGTTGTCAGCCGGTGGAATGCGGGTGAACTTGAATGGCTTGAGGGGGCCCGCCCGGAGCTTTTAAACCAGCCTGGTCGACTCGACACACCTGAAATAGTGGCCCCTGCTGAGGTAAACAAGCGAAAATTTGGAAAGGAAAAAGGACGCGCGGCACTCATTCATGCGCTGGCGCATATCGAACTGACAGCCGTCAACCTGGCGTTAGATTCTGTTTACCGCTACCGTGATATGCCCAAAGAGTTTTACGCTGACTGGATGCAATGCGCTGGAGAAGAAGCCAATCATTTTATAGCCCTGCGTGGCCGTTTACGAGAGATGGGTTATGACTACGGCAGTTTTTCAGCTCACGGGGAGCTTTGGAGCATGGCCGTTGATACCGGCGATGATATGCTTGAAAGAATGGGTATCGTTCATCGGGTATTTGAAGCCAGAGCGTTGGATGTGATACCCAAAGCGGTTCAGCGCTTCGATCAATTAGGCGACAAAAAAATGGTCGACGTTCTCACTATGATTGCTAATGAAGAGGTCGGCCATGTGAGCTCCGGTACTCGCTGGTATCACTATCAATGCAACAAACGCCAACTCGATCCGAATCAGACCTTTATAAATCTGCTTTGGAAATATATGAAAGGGCCTCTGAAAGGGCCGTTTAACTATGAAGAAAGACTCAAAGCGGGGTTCACACAACCTGAGCTGGCCATGATGGAAGCAATGGATAAAAACAAACCACCTGTAACCCTATAA
- a CDS encoding thioesterase family protein, whose translation MSNKAPVIYRTQIKQEWLDYNNHMNVAYYVLIFDLAGVELVSQLGLSEKVTEATGISWMVLENHITYNSEVVLDQPVEIRCQLIDHDTKRLHLYFEMYAQAEDGTEYLASTLEQMAMCVDLNSRSSCAFPEAIALTINNMAEQQSNLSMPTNIGRRISIRRR comes from the coding sequence ATGTCCAATAAGGCGCCGGTTATCTATCGCACTCAGATCAAACAAGAGTGGCTGGATTATAATAACCATATGAACGTTGCTTACTATGTCCTGATATTTGACCTGGCAGGCGTTGAGCTGGTCAGTCAACTAGGGCTGAGTGAAAAAGTCACTGAGGCTACGGGCATTTCCTGGATGGTATTGGAAAATCACATCACCTATAACAGTGAAGTCGTACTAGACCAGCCAGTTGAGATCCGCTGCCAGCTCATAGACCATGATACTAAGCGCCTGCACCTCTACTTTGAGATGTATGCCCAGGCGGAAGATGGAACAGAGTACCTTGCTTCAACTCTGGAACAGATGGCGATGTGTGTTGATCTCAATAGCCGCAGCAGTTGCGCGTTTCCAGAGGCGATAGCCCTGACAATTAACAATATGGCAGAGCAACAGTCCAACCTCTCGATGCCGACTAATATTGGACGAAGAATAAGTATTCGCCGCCGCTAA
- a CDS encoding bacteriohemerythrin, with amino-acid sequence MERLTATQIPTVELDFMNHDHAEASQQINSLDQLIKDGLAGDLSSQEKIEPLLIAMYEHSETHFAREEAEMMRVNFPAYGCHSGEHKRVLEELSSVLQQWQESGDLNQLAAYVDKTLCDWLINHISTMDTVTAMFVGRYDQSAA; translated from the coding sequence ATGGAACGGTTAACAGCGACACAGATCCCAACGGTAGAACTTGATTTCATGAACCACGATCATGCCGAAGCCAGCCAACAGATAAATAGTTTAGACCAGTTGATCAAAGACGGACTAGCTGGCGACTTATCATCGCAAGAAAAAATTGAGCCACTGTTGATAGCGATGTATGAGCACAGTGAAACTCATTTTGCCCGTGAAGAGGCTGAGATGATGCGGGTGAATTTCCCAGCGTATGGCTGCCATAGTGGTGAGCACAAACGAGTTCTTGAAGAACTCAGCTCGGTACTACAACAATGGCAAGAAAGCGGTGACCTGAATCAATTGGCAGCTTATGTAGATAAAACACTGTGCGACTGGCTGATCAATCATATTTCAACAATGGATACCGTAACAGCGATGTTCGTCGGGCGTTACGACCAATCAGCAGCCTGA
- a CDS encoding YaeQ family protein has product MALKPTIYKVELQLSDTDRHCYETCHMTLAQHPSETLQRMMVRLMVFGINYHQDLSFTRGLSSTDEPELWQVGPDGQIEHWIELGQASPDRLRKAVSRAPKISLYAYGREVDTWWEKQGQAISGLPKVTVWRFEDREVEPLEMFVSRSMQLSLTISDGELYLSDSNNHLSLKAVQLHFEK; this is encoded by the coding sequence ATGGCACTGAAGCCAACAATTTATAAAGTAGAATTGCAACTGAGTGACACGGATAGACATTGCTATGAAACTTGTCATATGACTCTGGCGCAGCACCCCTCTGAGACGTTGCAGCGGATGATGGTACGCTTGATGGTTTTTGGTATTAATTACCATCAGGATTTGAGCTTTACCCGGGGGCTATCGAGTACAGATGAACCTGAACTCTGGCAGGTGGGGCCTGATGGTCAGATCGAGCATTGGATAGAGCTGGGGCAGGCATCGCCAGACAGGTTACGTAAAGCGGTAAGCCGAGCGCCCAAGATCTCCCTTTACGCGTACGGCCGAGAGGTTGATACCTGGTGGGAAAAGCAGGGGCAGGCTATTTCAGGTTTGCCAAAGGTGACGGTGTGGCGGTTTGAGGACCGTGAAGTAGAGCCGCTAGAAATGTTCGTTAGTCGTTCGATGCAGCTTTCTTTGACGATTAGCGATGGCGAGCTGTATTTGAGCGACAGTAATAATCATCTGAGCTTGAAAGCGGTACAGCTTCACTTTGAAAAATAA
- a CDS encoding YgiQ family radical SAM protein — translation MKKTAPDLFSYPRYWAECFGIAPFLPTSRKEMEQLGWDSCDIVIVTGDAYVDHPSFGMAVMGRLLEAQGFRVGIIAQPDWRSADPFMALGKPNLYFGITAGNMDSMINRYTADLRMRHDDAYTAGGKGGERPDRAVIVYSQRCKEAYTDVPVVLGGIEASLRRIAQYDYWSNKVRRSVLMDATADILLYGNAERAIVELSHGLAAGKTLDELWDLRGTVHIRQAPPAGFVELDSTRIDWPGNIDKLPNPYDFGNDQSGADKLLDPTTKRCGADNSVNTQSEDDHVAPIRIIPMPLKRKEKLDAATTYVRLPSFDKVAKDSSLYAHASRVLHQESNPHNARALIQKHGNREIWVNPPPIPLETAEMDGVFGLPYQRIPHPRYGKNKIPAYDMIRFSINIMRGCFGGCTFCSITEHEGRIIQSRSHESILSEIEDIKDKVPGFTGSISDLGGPTSNMYFLNCNDDEIQSNCRKLSCVYPVICKNLNTDHSPTTQLYRKARKMEGIHNIAIASGLRYDLAVKDPDYVRELVTYHVGGYLKIAPEHSEQNTLNKMMKPGMDTYYDFKKMFDRFSREAGKKQYLIPYFIAAHPGCEDEDMLNLSLWLKDNDVKVDQVQNFYPSPMSLATAMYHSEKNPLKQVTYKSETLYIPRDKDQRKAHKTLLRYHDPENWPALRVKLKEMGREDLIGSRPGQLVAPEEEPKRRDAGLKTKLRNKPAPMAKNGVRGKKTAASRQGKKRKNTGQSSVKKQQR, via the coding sequence ATGAAAAAAACTGCGCCTGATCTATTTTCCTATCCTCGCTACTGGGCTGAATGCTTTGGTATCGCTCCTTTTCTGCCAACCAGTCGCAAGGAGATGGAGCAACTAGGGTGGGATAGCTGCGATATTGTCATTGTTACCGGTGATGCTTATGTCGACCACCCCAGTTTTGGTATGGCTGTGATGGGGCGTTTACTTGAAGCACAGGGTTTCAGAGTCGGGATTATCGCTCAGCCAGACTGGCGTAGTGCAGATCCTTTCATGGCGTTAGGAAAGCCCAATCTCTATTTTGGTATTACGGCGGGTAATATGGACTCCATGATTAACCGTTATACGGCTGATCTTCGGATGCGTCATGATGATGCTTATACTGCTGGGGGTAAGGGAGGGGAACGTCCCGATCGGGCGGTCATCGTTTATAGCCAGCGTTGTAAGGAGGCTTATACCGATGTACCAGTGGTACTGGGAGGTATTGAAGCCAGTTTGCGGCGTATCGCACAGTATGATTACTGGAGTAATAAGGTTCGTCGTTCAGTGTTGATGGATGCGACGGCTGATATTTTGCTTTATGGCAATGCGGAGCGGGCGATTGTTGAATTGAGTCACGGACTTGCAGCCGGTAAAACCCTGGATGAGCTCTGGGATCTGCGTGGAACGGTACATATTCGCCAGGCCCCTCCAGCAGGCTTTGTTGAGCTGGACTCAACCCGGATAGATTGGCCGGGAAATATCGATAAGCTTCCCAATCCTTACGATTTTGGCAACGATCAGAGTGGTGCGGATAAACTACTGGACCCAACAACCAAACGTTGTGGTGCTGATAATTCGGTTAATACACAGTCTGAAGATGATCACGTAGCGCCGATACGTATCATTCCAATGCCGTTAAAGCGCAAAGAAAAACTCGATGCAGCCACGACTTATGTACGTCTGCCATCCTTTGACAAGGTCGCTAAAGATTCATCGCTGTATGCCCACGCATCCCGGGTATTACATCAGGAATCAAATCCGCATAACGCCCGGGCACTGATTCAGAAGCACGGGAACCGGGAGATCTGGGTCAATCCGCCGCCGATACCGCTGGAAACTGCTGAGATGGACGGTGTCTTTGGTTTGCCTTATCAGCGGATTCCGCATCCCCGCTATGGTAAGAATAAGATTCCTGCCTATGACATGATCCGCTTTTCGATCAATATTATGCGAGGCTGTTTTGGTGGCTGTACTTTCTGTTCTATTACCGAGCATGAAGGACGGATTATTCAGAGTCGATCCCATGAGTCGATTTTGAGCGAAATTGAGGATATTAAAGACAAGGTGCCTGGTTTTACCGGGTCTATTTCGGACCTTGGCGGGCCGACTTCAAATATGTATTTTCTTAATTGTAACGATGATGAAATCCAGTCGAACTGCCGTAAGCTTTCCTGTGTCTATCCGGTCATCTGTAAGAACCTGAATACCGATCACAGCCCAACGACTCAGTTGTATCGTAAAGCGAGAAAGATGGAGGGGATTCATAACATCGCTATCGCTTCAGGCTTGCGCTATGACCTCGCGGTAAAAGACCCTGATTATGTGCGTGAATTAGTAACTTATCACGTTGGTGGCTATCTCAAGATCGCCCCGGAGCACAGTGAACAGAACACCCTGAATAAAATGATGAAGCCGGGTATGGATACCTATTACGACTTCAAGAAAATGTTTGATCGCTTTTCCCGTGAGGCAGGTAAGAAGCAGTACCTGATTCCTTATTTTATTGCCGCACATCCGGGTTGCGAAGATGAAGATATGCTTAATCTTTCACTCTGGCTGAAGGACAATGATGTCAAAGTAGATCAGGTGCAGAACTTCTATCCATCGCCGATGTCTCTGGCGACGGCGATGTACCATTCTGAGAAAAACCCGCTGAAGCAGGTAACCTACAAGAGTGAGACGCTTTATATTCCCCGGGATAAGGACCAGCGCAAAGCCCATAAAACACTGCTGCGCTACCATGACCCGGAAAACTGGCCCGCCTTACGGGTGAAGTTAAAAGAGATGGGACGCGAAGACCTGATTGGTTCCCGGCCAGGGCAGCTGGTTGCGCCTGAGGAAGAGCCTAAGCGACGGGATGCTGGCCTGAAGACTAAGCTGCGAAATAAGCCTGCTCCTATGGCAAAAAATGGAGTCAGAGGGAAAAAAACCGCTGCTTCGCGCCAGGGTAAAAAGCGCAAGAATACGGGACAAAGCAGCGTTAAAAAGCAACAGCGCTGA
- a CDS encoding YkgJ family cysteine cluster protein, whose protein sequence is MSKQRYYSDLDMGTYCYMKCRSGCAACCIAPHISTPIPNMPDGKPAGIPCKNLDEHLNCRIWNTLDYPPLCRAFLPNEEHCGEERHQALKILTQLELETAPGS, encoded by the coding sequence ATGAGCAAGCAGCGCTATTATAGCGATTTAGACATGGGAACATATTGTTATATGAAATGCCGTTCAGGTTGCGCCGCCTGCTGTATTGCACCGCACATCAGCACCCCTATTCCCAATATGCCTGATGGCAAGCCTGCGGGGATCCCCTGCAAAAATTTAGATGAACACCTGAATTGCAGAATATGGAACACTTTAGACTACCCTCCCCTTTGTCGTGCATTTCTGCCCAATGAAGAACATTGCGGTGAGGAGCGCCACCAAGCACTTAAAATCCTGACCCAATTAGAACTGGAAACAGCGCCAGGTAGTTGA